One genomic segment of Heterodontus francisci isolate sHetFra1 unplaced genomic scaffold, sHetFra1.hap1 HAP1_SCAFFOLD_88, whole genome shotgun sequence includes these proteins:
- the LOC137366430 gene encoding histone H2A-like — translation MSGRGKTSGKARAKAKSHSSRAGLQFPVGRVHRLLRKGNYDERVGAGAPVYLAAVLEYLTAEILELAGNAARDNKKTRIIPRHLQLAVQNDEELYKLLGGVTIGQGGVLPHIQAVLLPK, via the coding sequence atgtctggaagaggaaagaccagcgggaaagctcgggccaaggccaagtctcactcctcccgggctggactgcagttcccggtgggccgtgttcataggctcctgagaaagggtaactatgatgAGCGTGTGGGTgcaggagccccggtctatctggctgctgtgctcgagtatctgaccgctgaaatcctcgagctggccggtaacgcggcccgggacaacaagaagacccgcatcatccccagacacctgcagctggccgtccagaACGACGAAGAGCtctacaagctgctgggaggggtgaccatcggtcagggcggggtgctgcctcatatccaggccgtgctgctgcccaag